A section of the Pochonia chlamydosporia 170 chromosome 2, whole genome shotgun sequence genome encodes:
- a CDS encoding RNA polymerase II holoenzyme cyclin-like subunit (similar to Metarhizium acridum CQMa 102 XP_007808181.1) gives MSANYWESTQRRHWLFTKDQLSIMRQKLDDDNADLVRMFPLPQPRHLAIYFNQQLLRLAKRLSIRQQAMATAQIYLKRFYIKVPIRNTNPYLVITTAIYLACKMEEAPQHIRLIVTEARQLWQDFIGLDTSKIGECEFYMISEMSSQLIVHQPYRSLTSLRAELSLVDEDVQLARSVINDSFNSDLPLICAPHIIALVSILLALVLRPNSTAPGQAGAGSAAAAGLAAAQAALSQAASRHSHGNPDPPTASDSKEKPQDPRITRVQHFAAWLAEGSVDIAAMVDATQEMISLYEFYEQYNEKLTREQINRFVKARGLDK, from the exons ATGTCCGCCAATTACTGGGAGTCGACACAGAGGCGGCATTGGCTATTCACCAAGGATCAGCTCTCGATCATGCGCCAGAAGCTCGACGATGATAATGCAGATCTAGTTCGCATGTTTCCCTTGCCGCAACCACGCCATCTCGCCATATATTTCAACCAGC AACTACTTCGCCTAGCCAAACGCCTGAGTATCCGGCAacaagccatggccaccgccCAGATCTATCTAAAGCGGTTCTACATCAAGGTCCCCATCCGAAATACGAACCCGTACCTCGTCATCACAACTGCCATCTATCTGGCCTgcaagatggaagaggcGCCTCAGCATATTCGTCTTATCGTTACGGAAGCAAGGCAACTGTGGCAAGACTTCATTGGCCTAGATACATCCAAGATTGGAGAATGCGAATTCTACATGATTAGCGAAATGAGTTCGCAGCTCATTGTGCACCAGCCCTACAGAAGCTTGACATCCCTACGAGCAGAGCTATCGCTGGTAGATGAGGATGTGCAGCTCGCCCGATCAGTCATCAACGACTCCTTCAACAGCGACCTGCCGCTGATTTGTGCACCGCACATCATCGCCCTCGTCTCCATCCTTCTCGCACTGGTCCTGCGCCCGAATTCAACCGCCCCCGGGCAGGCAGGGGCAGgatctgccgccgccgctggaCTTGCCGCTGCACAAGCTGCGCTCAGCCAAGCGGCGAGTCGtcacagccatggcaaccCTGATCCTCCGACGGCTTCCGActccaaggagaagccgcAAGACCCAAGGATCACCCGAGTGCAGCACTTTGCCGCCTGGCTGGCGGAGGGTAGCGTTGACATTGCGGCAATGGTGGACGCCACGCAGGAAATGATATCTCTGTATGAATTTTACGAGCAGTACAATGAGAAGTTGACCCGTGAGCAAATCAACAGATTTGTCAAGGCGCGCGGTTTGGACAAGTAA
- a CDS encoding alpha/beta hydrolase (similar to Metarhizium acridum CQMa 102 XP_007808182.1), whose amino-acid sequence MAQFHYEFRTSRTIDYAILTGAACLSTYWYLRPILNPGDPVKPRRVIRSKARDAAELALTDTPSGSSGCRRKLDLPYPPDVFPGGRTVETAYGIIKVFEWGPEHGEKVLLLHGIGTPCVALGDMAKEFVRKGCRVMLFDLFGRGYSDSPSDLLYDDRLYTTQILLALASSPIPWTGSSAFHIVGYSLGGALSASFAAYHPNLLRSATLICPGGLVRPSHVSLKSRILYSEGLLPSWLINRLARHRLEPQPGTASADVPDPSGEGDDLQDVDFDQVPVCAEDATGPKVGDVVKWQLRNNEGFVPAYMSTIRNAPIYGQHEGVWRRLSEQLALRRQDGRIPGLEGGRICLILAERDPIVVKEEWIADSFTVLGEDAVDIRVLKGGHEIAISKGREVANVAMAAWRRQ is encoded by the exons ATGGCCCAATTCCACTATGAGTTCCGCACATCCCGCACAATCGACTACGCCATCCTCACAGGCGCGGCATGTCTCTCGACATATTGGTACCTACGACCTATTCTGAACCCAGGTGATCCCGTAAAACCGAGAAGAGTCATTCGCTCCAAGGCCAGAGACGCAGCggagttggcgttgacagACACACCGTCAGGCTCGTCAGGCTGCCGTAGGAAATTGGACCTTCCATACCCCCCGGATGTATTTCCTGGTGGACGCACTGTAGAAACCGCGTACGGCATAATAAAAGTATTTGAATGGGGGCCAGAGCATGGTGAAAAGGTGCTTTTGCTGCATGGAATTGGTACGCCGTGTGTTGCGTTGGgagacatggccaaggaatTTGTGAGGAAAGGGTGTAGGGTGATGCTATTTG ACCTATTCGGCCGAGGATACTCAGATTCACCAAGTGATCTCCTCTACGACGACCGCCTCTACACAACGCAgatcctcctcgccctcgcctCATCGCCCATCCCATGGACCGGCTCATCCGCCTTCCACATAGTAGGCTATTCCCTCGGCGGTGCTCTCAGCGCCTCCTTCGCCGCCTACCACCCCAATCTCCTGCGCTCCGCAACCCTCATCTGCCCAGGCGGACTCGTCCGCCCATCCCACGTCAGTCTCAAGTCCCGCATCCTCTACTCGGAGGGCCTTCTCCCCTCGTGGCTCATAAACCGCCTGGCCAGACACCGGCTGGAACCTCAACCCGGCACGGCAAGCGCAGATGTGCCCGACCCGAGTGGCGAGGGCGACGACTTGCAAGACGTCGACTTTGACCAGGTGCCCGTTTGTGCGGAGGATGCCACCGGCCCTAAAGTAGGCGATGTGGTGAAGTGGCAGTTGAGAAATAACGAGGGTTTCGTGCCTGCGTATATGAGCACGATTAGAAATGCCCCTATTTATGGACAGCATGAGGGGGTGTGGAGGCGTCTGAGTGAGCAGCTTGCGTTGAGGAGGCAAGATGGCAGGATACCTGGTTTGGAAGGGGGGAGAATATGCTTGATTCTCGCTGAGAGGGATCCGATCGTGGTCAAGGAGGAGTGGATTGCGGATTCGTTTACCGTGCTGGGCGAGGATGCTGTGGATATTAGAGTCCTTAAGGGCGGTCATGAGATTGCTATTTCGAAGGGGAGGGAGGTCGCTAATGTTGCTATGGCGGCTTGGAGACGGCAAtag
- a CDS encoding (2R)-phospho-3-sulfolactate synthase, ComA (similar to Metarhizium robertsii ARSEF 23 XP_007822164.1) — protein sequence MLEDPKGFGFIRHNARPPKPRKTGVTEIRGPYYSVMGKRYLQDIFDTMAHHVDGVKFAGGSFSLFPEDKLRELIQLAHENGAYVSTGGWIEHVLTQSDPTAAVDKYLKKCKDVGFDVVEISTGFLSLPQDDWLRLVEKVHEAGLIAKPECGIQFGAGGDTKASELEALGLSDPSKIINAGKRFVDAGVERIMIESEGITENVTKWRTDVIQQILRELPAEKVMFEAAEPAVFNWYIREFGADVNLFVDHSQIVQLSCLREGIWGMADTFGKITTYRP from the exons ATGCTGGAAGATCCCAAAGGTTTCGGCTTCATACGACACAACGCCCGCCCACCAAAGCCTCGAAAAACTGGTGTCACTGAAATCCGAGGCCCGTACTACTCCGTGATGGGGAAACGGTATCTCCAAGATATTTTTGACAC AATGGCACACCATGTCGATGGCGTCAAATTTGCGGGAGGTTCATTTTCGCTCTTCCCCGAAGATAAACTGCGAGAGTTGATCCAATTAGCTCACGAAAATGGCGCCTACGTCTCAACT GGAGGTTGGATTGAGCATGTTCTTACTCAGTCAGATCCCACGGCCGCGGTTGATAAGTATCTCAAAAAGTGTAAGGACGTTGGATTCGATGTAGTTGAAATATCGACTGGGTTTCTTTCTCTACCGCAAGATGATTGGCTTCGCTTGGTTGAAAAGGTCCATGAGGCAGGCTTGATCGCCAAGCCAGAGTGCGGTATACAATTCGGCGCGGGGGGCGACACCAAGGCCTCTGAGCTTGAGGCTCTGGGACTATCGGACCCATCCAAAATCATCAACGCGGGCAAGAGGTTTGTTGATGCGGGTGTCGAACGCATCATGATTGAGAGCGAGGGCATCACTGAGAACGTCACCAAGTGGAGAACCGATGTGATACAGCAGATCCTCCGTGAGCTTCCTGCGGAGAAGGTCATGTTTGAGGCGGCAGAGCCGGCCGTGTTTAATTGGTATATCCGGGAATTCGGGGCCGATGTGAATCTCTTTGTTGATCACTCGCAGATTGTGCAGCTGAGTTGCTTGCGGGAGGGTATTTGGGGCATGGCGGACACGTTTGGGAAAATTACTACATACAGGCCGTAA
- a CDS encoding calcium dependent mitochondrial carrier protein (similar to Pyrenophora tritici-repentis Pt-1C-BFP XP_001931017.1), producing the protein MSTTKLVTDVERRFGESQNERDARVERLWTRLDPTGKGELDLKGLQKGFRRIDHPLKNADDLLKQIMKEVDTNHDGKIQYEEFRGFVDRTERQLYFLFQAIDKDGNGKLDASELQTAFRTAGLSVSNRRLADFFHDLDRNNDGYVSFEEWRNFLLFMPAREYDSQLQAVLSYYDSVVSVTPEGDSLVSDETLEGLGTDDLSSSSLFYSLFGSLVRVASPLPPPTVPPASPTVPIQDDAAATAGTDAAAASKADAVRAVSKREKNAVAGEDEDGDSIQNATTDRRRLVATKSTQIEPSKSTQSTQRVGDGTSEEHIEEQSQSSAGVEIKPQKKFKLTDFAPDPGYFLAGAIAGGVSRTATAPLDRLKVYLLVNTASSSETAVAAIKQGRPVAAVKNALRPISDAVKDLFRNGGMRSFFAGNGLNVIKIMPETAIKFGSYEAAKRALANFEGHGDPRHINSYSKFTAGGVAGMIAQFCVYPLDTLKFRLQCETVKGGLTGSALVRQTAVKMYADGGIRACYRGVTMGLVGMFPYSAIDMGMFELLKKSYQTYYARYAGCHEEDATPGNIATGIIGATSGAIGATVVYPLNVVRTRLQTQGTVMHQATYTGIWDVTQKTIQKEGYRGLYKGLTPNLLKVAPALSITWVVYENSKSVLGLH; encoded by the exons ATGAGCACCACCAAACTGGTCACCGACGTGGAGCGACGGTTTGGGGAGTCGCAGAATGAACGCGACGCCAGAGTCGAGCGTCTCTGGACCAGATTGGATCCTACTGGGAAGGGGGAATTGGACTTGAAGGGACTGCAGAAGGGATTTCGGCGCATTGATCACC CTTTGAAAAATGCCGACGATCTGTTGAAACAGATTATGAAGGAGGTTGATACGAATCACGATGGCAAAATTCAATATGAAG AATTCCGCGGATTCGTCGATCGAACCGAGCGACAGCtatattttcttttccaagCCATTGATAaggatggcaatggcaagctCGACGCTTCCGAGCTCCAAACCGCCTTTCGCACAGCGGGTCTGAGCGTCTCGAACCGTCGACTGGCCGATTTCTTTCATGATTTGGATAGGAACAATGACGGATATGTTAGCTTTGAAGAATGGCG AAACTTTCTCTTGTTCATGCCTGCTCGTGAATATGATTCCCAACTCCAAGCCGTCCTATCCTACTACGACTCCGTCGTCAGTGTCACACCCGAGGGAGATTCTCTTGTCAGTGACGAAACTTTAGAAGGTTTAGGTACGGACGACTTATCCTCTAGCTCTCTTTTCTATTCTCTATTCGGCTCTCTAGTTAGAGTCGCTTCTCCTCTACCTCCTCCGACCGTACCACCTGCATCTCCCACAGTCCCCATCCAAGACgacgcagcagcaactgcagGCACAGACGCAGCCGCAGCATCAAAAGCAGATGCTGTGCGAGCCGTATCAAAACGCGAAAAGAATGCCGTAGCgggtgaagatgaagacggcgacaGCATTCAAAACGCAACAACAGATCGGCGACGGTTAGTCGCGACAAAATCTACACAAATAGAGCCGTCAAAATCTACGCAATCTACACAGCGAGTTGGCGATGGCACCTCAGAAGAACACATAGAAGAACAATCACAATCTTCGGCGGGAGTTGAAATAAAACCCCAAAAGAAGTTCAAACTGACAGATTTTGCTCCTGATCCAGGTTACTTCCTAGCGGGTGCCATCGCCGGCGGAGTATCACGTACGGCCACAGCGCCTCTCGACCGATTGAAGGTCTACCTGCTTGTCAACACTGCGAGTAGCTCTGAGACTGCTGttgccgccatcaagcaAGGCCGACCCGTTGCCGCGGTCAAGAATGCCTTGAGACCTATTAGTGACGCCGTGAAAGATTTGTTCCGCAATGGAGGCATGCGTAGCTTTTTTGCAG GTAACGGATTGAATGTGATCAAGATTATGCCTGAAACGGCCATCAAGTTCGGATCGTACGAAGCGGCCAAGCGAGCGTTGGCGAACTTTGAGGGCCATGGTGACCCCAGACATATTAACTCGTATTCAAAATTCACCGCAGGCGGTGTCGCTGGCATGATTGCACA ATTTTGCGTTTACCCGCTAGATACCTTAAAGTTTCGGCTGCAGTGTGAGACTGTCAAAGGTGGACTCACAGGTAGCGCCTTGGTTCGCCAAACGGCTGTCAAGATGTACGCTGATGGCGGTATCCGAGCCTGCTACCGCGGCGTGACTATGGGTCTCGTGGGCATGTTCCCGTACAGCGCGATTGACATGGGCAtgtttgagctgctcaaaAAATCATATCAAACGTATTACGCGAGGTATGCCGGATGccatgaggaggatgcgACGCCTGGCAACATTGCCACGGGCATCATCGGTGCGACGTCTGGCGCGATCGGTGCAACAGTTGTTTATCCACTCAATGTGGTGCGAACTCGATTACAGACGCAAGGAACCGTGATGCATCAAGCGACGTATACAGGCATCTGGGACGTTACCCAAAAGACCATTCAAAAGGAGGGATACCGTGGCCTGTATAAGGGCCTGACACCAAATCTGCTCAAGGTTGCACCTGCGCTGAGCATCACCTGGGTGGTTTATGAGAATTCAAAGTCAGTTCTCGGGTTGCACTGA
- a CDS encoding L-isoaspartate O-methyltransferase (similar to Metarhizium acridum CQMa 102 XP_007814370.1): MPTSLSQDTDSLQSLLSTHVTPFDSVQDSDAYTRVFDDFGNCKVLLIGDASHGTSEFYAARAELTKYMIQHHGFNIVAIEGDWPDAEVVDRYVRRRPPVDKEAGISATDATKDGGEKPFLRFPTWMWRNLEVQEFVEWLRRHNKGVDSHDGVGFYGLDLYSLRGSMNAVIEYLDLVDSDMAEVARTRYDDLMMWAEEPHEYGLEAVTTGFEGYEKEVIMMLADLLKKRVQYSSVFWDGDEYHGGEQNARVVADAERYYKAMYYGRDESWNLRDSHMVDSLGRILKHRGSTSKAIVWAHNSHIGDARATSMGRSRREINIGQLCKERFGSECLSIGCGTHTGTVAAAKRWGGDVRTMKVQPGLPNSYEELMHAVGIGNFALDLRQGRCNEILRKELMRKRLERFIGVIYRPDTERQSHYSWAVLPEQFDGFLWFDKTAAVRSIEARQPDEPVEYNETWPFGL, from the exons ATGCCGACCTCTCTCAGCCAGGATACGGACTCACTCCAGTCACTACTATCCACCCATGTGACGCCCTTCGATTCCGTCCAAGACAGCGATGCATACACCAGGGTCTTCGACGACTTTGGAAACTGCAAAGTGCTACTAATAGGCGACGCATCACACGGAACATCCGAATTCTACGCCGCGCGCGCAGAGTTGACAAAGTACATGATACAACACCATGGTTTCAACATTGTAGCCATCGAAGGGGACTGGCCAGACGCCGAAGTAGTGGATAGATATGTGCGGCGCAGACCACCAGTCGATAAAGAAGCGGGCATTTCAGCGACCGACGCGACAAAGGACGGAGGAGAGAAGCCGTTTCTACGATTTCCAACATGGATGTGGCGAAACTTGGAGGTTCAAGAATTCGTGGAGTGGCTTAGGCGTCACAACAAGGGTGTGGATAGTCATGATGGCGTGGGGTTTTATGGATTGGATTTATACTCGCTACGGGGTTCTATGAATGCGGTTATCGAGTATCTCGACTTGGTTGACTCGGATATGGCTGAGGTAGCGAGAACTAGGTACGATGACCTCATGATGTGGGCGGAGGAGCCGCACGAGTACGGTTTGGAAGCTGTTACGACGGGGTTTGAAGGGTATGAGAAGGAGGTGATCATGATGTTGGCGGAtcttttgaagaagagggtgCAATATTCATCTGTCTTTTGGGACGGGGATGAATATCATGGTGGTGAGCAGAATGCCAGAGTTGTAGCTG ATGCCGAACGCTACTATAAAGCCATGTACTACGGACGAGATGAATCCTGGAATCTTCGAGACTCACACATGGTAGACAGCCTTGGACGCATTCTCAAACACCGTGGAAGCACGTCCAAAGCCATAGTATGGGCACACAACAGTCACATCGGCGACGCCCGAGCAACCAGCATGGGACGATCACGGCGCGAAATCAACATCGGTCAACTATGCAAGGAACGATTCGGAAGTGAATGTCTGAGTATCGGCTGCGGGACTCATACCGGCACAGTCGCTGCCGCGAAACGCTGGGGCGGCGATGTGAGAACCATGAAAGTGCAGCCAGGCTTGCCGAACAGCTACGAGGAGTTGATGCATGCTGTTGGCATAGGCAACTTTGCTCTGGATCTGAGGCAGGGGAGGTGTAATGAGATTCTGAGAAAGGAGctgatgaggaagaggttGGAGAGGTTTATTGGTGTTATTTACCGTCCGGACACGGAGAGGCAGTCGCATTATTCGTGGGCTGTTTTGCCGGAACAGTTTGATGGGTTTTTGTGGTTTGATAAGACGGCTGCTGTGAGGAGCATTGAGGCGAGGCAGCCTGATGAACCGGTTGAGTATAATgagacttggccttttggACTGTAA
- a CDS encoding PP-loop family protein (similar to Cordyceps militaris CM01 XP_006671985.1) produces MSAPTRVFHHGAKPISLAEFRDAVEAVCPPRFPAARFARSRRVALAISGGVDSMAMAFLFSSLLKTYRGMKIADNPTESAFGVIIDHKLRPESAHEAARVAQELKKLGLKSIVKQLNWKDFIRNGQDPNSLSNLESVARTMRYRMLGSTCHYLHATSLFFAHHRDDQYETVLMRCMSGHQYRGHQGIREANAIPECYDLYGVYKSGLLDDQTSRQPYLSFKPPNKEMRRLRWRMKDDFETEPWDRPKGHLGINDLSAHFPGHITRDLDPRVPYLTPLNCEDGGIMIYRPLLEFSKDRLIATCEANNVEWFEDPTNADATLTQRNAIRHMDRSQLPPELQKEAVLDMSREAKRRTRLEEAEARRWLQREAVIQDFDPNAGTLLIELPSFQSKATRWRRLFAKARDEARQPHQRLIAAIAIRKLIEFVTPDVNVPPVANLDNVIDRLFPELAPKLDSSPPKAFTIAGVVFDPIVSPVSIKWFLSRAPYSSTKPLPERKLPGHLRYRIPSVGEPDEKPSRNYHWRTWKTLKLWDGRYWIRVSACVPARFHLLPLLPQHAKPFRKALPPKQRARLEQILKYYAPGKVRYSLPALYSVEAPRGEDDAGRILTLLALPTLGIHVPGLERWVKYEARYRWIDASLLGLKRRGTQAPVLGYHHTWTRSRRIRRHRAEECKIRRAHGAM; encoded by the exons ATGAGTGCTCCCACTCGCGTCTTTCACCATGGGGCGAAACCCATCTCCCTGGCGGAGTTTCGGGATGCTGTCGAAGCAGTGTGTCCTCCGCGCTTCCCAGCCGCTCGGTTTGCTCGATCACGGCGAGTTG CTCTCGCCATCAGTGGTGGGGTTGactccatggccatggcctttCTTTTCTCTAGCCTCTTGAAGACTTATCGCGGCATGAAAATAGCCGATAATCCAACTGAGAGTGCTTTTGGAGTCATTATCGACCATAAATTACGGCCCGAGAGCGCACATGAAGCTGCCAGGGTGGCACaagagctgaagaagcttggtCTCAAATCAATCGTAAAGCAGCTGAATTGGAAAGACTTCATTCGAAACGGCCAAGACCCAAACAGCCTATCTAACCTCGAGAGCGTTGCGCGCACAATGCGATATCGCATGCTTGGTTCGACTTGTCACTATCTCCATGCCACGAGCTTATTCTTTGCTCACCATCGAGACGACCAATACGAGACTGTCCTTATGCGCTGCATGAGTGGACACCAGTATCGTGGCCACCAAGGAATACGCGAAGCAAATGCCATTCCGGAATGTTATGATTTGTATGGTGTCTATAAAAGCGGATTATTGGATGACCAGACTTCGCGGCAACCCTATCTAAGCTTCAAACCGCCGAACAAGGAAATGAGGCGACTGAGATGGAGAATGAAGGATGATTTCGAGACAGAGCCCTGGGACCGTCCAAAGGGCCATCTCGGTATTAATGACCTGTCAGCACACTTTCCTGGACATATCACGCGGGACCTGGACCCCCGTGTGCCGTACCTGACCCCATTGAACTGCGAAGATGGCGGCATCATGATTTACCGACCACTGTTGGAATTTAGCAAGGACAGACTTATTGCCACGTGCGAGGCCAACAATGTTGAGTGGTTTGAGGACCCAACCAATGCAGATGCGACTCTAACACAGCGAAATGCCATTCGCCACATGGACCGCAGTCAACTGCCACCAGAGCTGCAGAAAGAGGCCGTACTCGACATGTCACGGGAAGCCAAGCGCCGTACGAGActggaagaagcagaggcaCGCCGCTGGTTGCAGCGTGAAGCCGTGATTCAGGATTTTGACCCCAATGCCGGGACCCTGCTCATTGAACTCCCATCGTTTCAGTCAAAAGCTACTCGCTGGAGACGGCTATTTGCCAAGGCAAGGGATGAAGCCCGTCAACCCCATCAACGATTGATAGCGGCCATAGCCATCCGCAAATTGATCGAATTCGtcacaccagacgtcaatgTTCCCCCGGTGGCAAACCTGGATAACGTCATTGACAGACTTTTCCCGGAGTTGGCTCCAAAACTGgactcatcaccacccaagGCATTTACCATTGCCGgtgttgtctttgatccAATTGTGAGCCCGGTGTCTATCAAATGGTTCTTATCGCGCGCTCCTTATTCATCCACAAAACCTCTACCTGAAAGAAAACTTCCAGGGCATTTGAGGTATCGTATTCCATCTGTCGGCGAACCAGACGAGAAACCCAGTCGCAATTACCATTGGCGTACTTGGAAGACCCTCAAACTTTGGGATGGAAGGTACTGGATTCGCGTGAGTGCTTGCGTACCCGCACGATTTCACCTTCTACCACTCCTACCACAGCACGCAAAACCCTTTAGAAAGGCACTGCCACCGAAGCAACGCGCACGACTGGAGCAGATTCTCAAGTATTATGCTCCAGGGAAGGTTCGGTATTCTCTGCCAGCGCTGTACAGCGTTGAAGCACCACGCGGAGAGGACGACGCTGGTCGAATCTTGACGCTGCTTGCACTGCCTACTCTGGGAATCCATGTACCAGGCCTTGAGCGATGGGTTAAATATGAAGCAAGGTATAGATGGATTGATGCATCACTGCTAGGGCTGAAGAGACGGGGGACGCAAGCTCCAGTGTTGGGGTATCATCACACTTGGACGAGATCAAGGAGAATACGTAGACACAGGGCAGAGGAATGTAAGATCAGGAGGGCTCATGGTGCCATGTAG